From Phaeocystidibacter marisrubri, the proteins below share one genomic window:
- a CDS encoding DUF2911 domain-containing protein — protein MKKVLTLALSLFIGVGALAQDLPQRSPAATTQQRVGLTDVKVEYSRPAVRGREIFGELVPFGKLWRTGANKATSISFSTDVIIGDNSIEKGTYSIFTIPNEGEWVVILNSETELWGIDGYDEANDVARITVETQKTDAKENFSITVENITDNSADIVFAWAHTSASLPIRVKTSEQAMANITKALEENPQDWRVYRNAANYYLTNKIDLPQAQKYMEKSLELNEDNWYSHFLYATILAENGEKDDAKDEAEEALEMGLEEAEKEESEFNYAGMIQAFIEGLED, from the coding sequence ATGAAAAAAGTACTCACTTTAGCCCTTTCGCTATTCATTGGAGTAGGTGCATTGGCTCAAGATCTTCCTCAGCGCTCACCAGCGGCAACCACCCAACAGCGCGTTGGTCTTACTGATGTAAAAGTTGAATACTCACGTCCAGCTGTAAGAGGTAGAGAGATTTTTGGAGAACTCGTTCCATTCGGAAAACTATGGAGAACGGGGGCGAACAAAGCCACAAGCATCTCATTCAGCACAGATGTTATCATTGGTGATAACAGCATTGAGAAGGGAACATATTCCATTTTCACTATTCCAAATGAAGGTGAATGGGTGGTTATCCTCAACAGCGAAACTGAACTTTGGGGAATTGACGGATACGATGAAGCAAATGACGTAGCTCGTATTACCGTTGAAACGCAAAAGACAGATGCCAAAGAGAATTTCAGCATCACGGTAGAGAACATCACAGACAACTCAGCCGACATCGTTTTTGCATGGGCTCATACTTCTGCGAGCTTGCCAATTCGCGTAAAAACAAGTGAGCAAGCCATGGCGAACATTACCAAAGCTCTAGAGGAAAACCCTCAAGACTGGAGAGTATACCGCAACGCAGCAAACTATTACTTGACCAACAAAATCGACCTTCCACAAGCACAGAAGTACATGGAGAAATCGTTGGAACTCAACGAAGACAACTGGTATTCACACTTCCTTTATGCAACCATCCTCGCTGAGAATGGCGAAAAAGATGATGCTAAAGACGAGGCAGAAGAAGCTTTGGAAATGGGTCTGGAAGAAGCAGAGAAAGAAGAATCTGAATTCAACTACGCAGGTATGATTCAAGCTTTTATCGAAGGTTTGGAAGACTAA
- a CDS encoding 3-oxoacyl-ACP synthase III family protein: protein MSYTSRITGMGYYVPENVVTNNDLSKMMDTSDEWIQERTGIVERRWVVPGDGNTTSTMGVKAAKMAIENAGITKDDIDFIVFATLSPDYYFPGPGVQVQRDLGIKEVGALDVRNQCSGFVYALSVADQYVKSGMYKNVLVIGSELHSGGLDKTTRGRGVTVIFGDGAGAAIVSRSNDEKRGILSTHLHSQGEHAEELALIGPATTHWVDKLIEENDPENTSYYPYMNGNFVFKHAVTRFEEVIMEALEANSLKPENIDLLVPHQANLRISQFIMKKMQLDPSRVYNNIMRYGNTTAASIPIAFTEAINEGKVKEGDLVCLAAFGSGFTWASALMRW, encoded by the coding sequence ATGAGTTATACATCTCGAATCACAGGAATGGGATATTACGTTCCTGAGAATGTGGTCACTAATAATGATCTGTCAAAAATGATGGACACAAGTGACGAATGGATACAGGAAAGAACCGGTATTGTGGAACGCCGATGGGTGGTTCCAGGTGACGGAAATACAACTTCCACCATGGGAGTAAAGGCCGCTAAAATGGCTATCGAAAATGCGGGAATTACAAAAGATGATATTGACTTCATCGTATTCGCAACTTTGAGTCCAGATTACTATTTCCCTGGACCGGGGGTGCAAGTTCAGCGTGACCTAGGTATTAAAGAAGTAGGCGCGCTTGATGTGAGAAATCAGTGTTCGGGTTTTGTATATGCTCTCAGTGTAGCGGATCAGTATGTAAAGTCGGGCATGTATAAGAACGTATTGGTTATTGGATCTGAACTACATAGTGGTGGTTTAGATAAGACCACACGTGGACGAGGTGTTACGGTGATTTTTGGTGATGGAGCAGGTGCTGCTATTGTAAGCCGATCGAATGATGAGAAGAGAGGGATTCTCAGTACCCATCTCCATAGTCAAGGTGAACACGCCGAGGAACTGGCCTTAATTGGTCCTGCTACCACACATTGGGTAGACAAGTTGATTGAGGAAAACGATCCTGAAAATACCTCGTACTATCCATACATGAATGGCAATTTTGTGTTCAAGCACGCGGTAACGCGCTTTGAAGAAGTGATTATGGAAGCGCTTGAGGCCAATTCACTTAAACCGGAAAATATCGATCTATTGGTTCCTCACCAGGCGAATCTTCGCATTAGTCAGTTTATTATGAAGAAGATGCAACTGGATCCATCGCGAGTGTATAACAACATTATGCGTTATGGAAATACAACGGCGGCTTCTATTCCAATAGCCTTTACGGAGGCCATCAACGAAGGAAAGGTAAAAGAGGGTGACCTCGTTTGTTTGGCAGCCTTTGGGTCTGGATTTACTTGGGCCTCTGCTTTGATGCGTTGGTAA
- a CDS encoding sensor histidine kinase, whose product MSDSDFLFIQNLSPFIDVPESSLTWMYEAGEVYELSKGEHLFEKDAPANYMHIIIEGTVDVFRALERGKQFLTEMGPTTLTSQLPYSRMKVGGATGEVVSDKARFFRLHIDHFPTMIQEHYELTRALVQHMTSRVRNYTQLQTQNEKLLALGKLSAGLAHELNNPASAMTRSASELSKHLLKSPQVFKKLMRVELSDDKIDAIQDILQSKLAQPSPSLAMMQRNELEEDMADWLEAHGEENGFEYAEHLVEFGFTTSEMEELYNLTGANNIRYTLHWLNDQLQVVRMVSEIENASKRIGDLVGSIKRYSHMDRDLDRQPVDINAGIQSTLTLMAHKCRKNRVTVDAKLDENLPPIQGLPGELNQVWTNLIDNALDAMEINGGYLRIQTQQDDHLIKVSVSDTGPGIPEDVMKHIYEPFYTTKPQGKGTGLGLDITRKIIERHHAQIRVESQPGNTTFRITFTKE is encoded by the coding sequence ATGAGCGACTCTGATTTCCTCTTTATCCAAAACCTCTCTCCTTTTATCGACGTCCCTGAATCATCCCTTACATGGATGTATGAAGCAGGCGAAGTATACGAGCTTTCTAAAGGCGAGCACCTTTTTGAAAAGGACGCTCCGGCCAACTACATGCATATCATTATTGAAGGAACCGTTGATGTTTTCCGCGCTCTAGAGAGAGGCAAACAGTTTCTCACGGAAATGGGACCTACCACGCTCACAAGCCAATTGCCCTACTCCCGAATGAAAGTAGGTGGTGCCACGGGAGAAGTAGTGAGCGATAAAGCGCGATTTTTCCGTTTACACATCGACCATTTCCCAACGATGATCCAAGAGCATTACGAACTCACACGAGCCCTTGTGCAACACATGACTTCTCGGGTCCGAAACTACACGCAGCTCCAAACGCAAAACGAAAAGTTGCTGGCATTGGGAAAGCTCAGTGCAGGATTGGCGCACGAATTGAACAATCCCGCATCTGCGATGACACGCAGCGCCTCTGAATTATCGAAACACCTGCTCAAGTCGCCACAAGTTTTCAAGAAGCTCATGCGGGTTGAACTATCCGATGATAAAATTGACGCCATTCAGGATATCCTGCAATCCAAGCTCGCTCAACCCAGTCCATCACTAGCCATGATGCAGCGCAACGAGTTGGAAGAAGACATGGCAGACTGGCTGGAGGCGCACGGTGAAGAAAACGGTTTCGAATACGCTGAACACCTTGTAGAATTTGGGTTCACTACTTCAGAAATGGAGGAACTCTATAACTTGACTGGAGCAAATAACATTCGTTACACGCTGCACTGGTTAAACGACCAGCTTCAAGTGGTAAGAATGGTCTCTGAAATCGAAAACGCTTCCAAGCGAATCGGTGATCTTGTGGGAAGTATCAAGCGGTATTCTCACATGGATAGAGATCTTGATCGACAGCCCGTAGATATCAATGCGGGTATTCAATCTACCCTGACACTGATGGCTCATAAATGCAGAAAGAACCGAGTAACAGTAGATGCCAAGCTCGATGAAAACCTCCCTCCCATCCAAGGCCTACCAGGGGAACTCAATCAAGTATGGACCAATTTGATTGACAATGCACTGGATGCCATGGAGATAAATGGAGGTTATTTACGCATTCAAACCCAGCAGGATGACCATCTCATCAAAGTGTCCGTAAGCGACACAGGACCGGGAATTCCCGAAGATGTGATGAAGCATATTTACGAACCCTTCTACACCACAAAACCTCAGGGAAAAGGAACCGGACTAGGACTGGACATCACGCGTAAAATCATCGAACGTCACCACGCCCAAATCCGTGTAGAATCTCAGCCGGGAAACACAACATTTCGTATCACCTTCACTAAAGAATGA
- a CDS encoding alkane 1-monooxygenase: MTDKLRYIAVYSLPALTALSFTSEGVLTLVPVLYIFLMLPILELFLKPNTRNDSKEVAAIKAKDAWYDFLLVLAVPVQYGFGLWFLFVMREPALETTTLIGRISAYGLMCGVFGINVAHELGHHPNRFHQFLSKALLLTSLYTHFYIEHNRGHHRNVATHNDPSTARLNEPVYFFWFRSSFQSWVGAWKLEFNRMKRKKRAPWSLHNEMVRFTLLQLGFVGLIYSIFGGSATLYYILSAVIGFLLLETVNYIEHYGLVREKVSEFRYENAGPEHSWNSSHPLGRVMLFELSRHSDHHYQPAKKYPTLNHWDGAPQMPTGYPGMMILALISPLWFAVMNKRVAHYRLQSDLNKTTGIELN; the protein is encoded by the coding sequence ATGACAGACAAATTGAGGTATATCGCGGTGTACTCATTGCCAGCACTTACGGCTTTGTCTTTTACTTCGGAAGGCGTTCTCACTCTCGTTCCCGTTTTGTACATCTTCTTGATGTTACCCATTTTGGAGCTCTTTCTCAAGCCAAATACACGTAACGATTCGAAGGAAGTTGCTGCGATTAAGGCCAAAGATGCTTGGTATGACTTCTTGTTAGTGTTGGCTGTTCCCGTTCAATACGGATTTGGTCTCTGGTTTCTCTTCGTGATGCGTGAACCCGCTTTAGAAACGACTACGCTCATTGGAAGAATTTCTGCTTATGGCTTGATGTGTGGAGTGTTTGGGATTAACGTCGCACATGAATTGGGACACCATCCCAATCGGTTTCATCAGTTTTTGAGCAAGGCACTCTTGCTCACATCACTGTACACACATTTCTACATTGAGCATAATCGTGGACATCATAGGAATGTGGCTACACACAACGATCCAAGTACGGCGCGCTTAAATGAACCTGTGTATTTCTTTTGGTTTCGGTCGAGTTTTCAATCGTGGGTAGGGGCGTGGAAATTGGAATTTAATCGCATGAAACGCAAGAAGCGGGCGCCTTGGTCACTTCACAACGAAATGGTTCGCTTCACACTCCTTCAACTGGGGTTTGTCGGCTTGATCTACTCTATTTTTGGTGGGTCAGCAACGCTCTACTACATCCTTTCTGCCGTGATTGGTTTCCTTTTGTTAGAAACGGTGAATTACATTGAGCATTACGGCTTGGTAAGAGAGAAGGTTTCTGAATTTAGATACGAGAATGCTGGCCCTGAACACAGCTGGAATTCCAGTCACCCATTGGGTAGAGTGATGTTGTTCGAATTGAGCCGTCACAGTGATCATCATTATCAACCTGCAAAAAAGTATCCCACCTTAAACCACTGGGATGGGGCTCCGCAAATGCCAACAGGATATCCCGGTATGATGATTCTCGCCTTGATTTCTCCACTGTGGTTTGCGGTGATGAACAAGCGTGTTGCGCATTATCGATTGCAATCCGACTTGAATAAAACCACAGGTATAGAGTTGAATTGA
- the htpG gene encoding molecular chaperone HtpG, translated as MSTGKINVTADNIFPIIKKFLYSDHEIFLRELISNAVDATTKLKQLSRMGEAQGELGDLTIQIEIDEENKQLRIIDKGVGMTAEEVDQYINQLAFSGAEDFLKKYEGKLDGADIIGHFGLGFYSAFMVSSKVEIITRSYKAEANEAVHWTCEGNPEFTLDTVEKAERGTEIILNIAEDSEEFLKESRIGELLDKYAKFMQVPVQFGTREETVKEGEGDDAVETKVTVPHIVNNTEPAWTKSPADLKDEDYAQFYRELYPMSFEQPLFHIHLNVDYPFDLTGVLFFPSIKPNMEIQKNKIQLYQSQVFVTDHVEGIVPDFLTLLHGVIDSKDIPLNVSRSYLQNDHNVRKISSHITKKVADKLEELFKADREDFAQKWNDIKVIIEYGMLSEEKFFDRAKKFALMVNTKEEKFTIDEYIEKVGENQVNKNGETVILYTANPEAQHGFIAKAQAKGYDVVVLDSPLTSHYIQKLESSYEKLKFARVDADTIDKLIEKEENNVSVLSEKQLEDLKSAMEENVNKAKFNVRLENMDSSELPLTITVPEFMRRMKEMQATGGGGMFMGDLPETYELIVNTNHPLASRILDTEGDERGTLIRNATDLAMLQQNLLHGEALTNFIQRSVDNL; from the coding sequence ATGAGCACCGGCAAGATCAACGTCACCGCGGACAATATCTTCCCGATTATCAAGAAGTTCCTCTACAGCGATCACGAGATATTTCTTCGTGAACTCATTTCAAACGCTGTAGATGCAACTACGAAATTGAAGCAACTCAGCCGGATGGGAGAAGCCCAAGGAGAATTGGGTGACCTTACCATTCAGATTGAGATTGACGAAGAGAACAAGCAGTTGCGCATCATTGATAAAGGTGTGGGTATGACTGCTGAAGAAGTAGACCAGTACATCAACCAACTCGCCTTTTCAGGAGCAGAAGACTTCCTAAAGAAATATGAGGGAAAACTAGATGGAGCCGACATCATCGGTCACTTCGGTTTAGGATTCTATTCGGCATTCATGGTTTCTTCCAAAGTAGAAATCATCACTCGCAGCTACAAAGCGGAAGCCAACGAAGCCGTTCACTGGACCTGTGAAGGAAATCCTGAATTCACCCTTGACACCGTTGAAAAGGCGGAGAGAGGAACAGAAATCATCCTCAATATTGCTGAAGACAGCGAAGAATTCTTGAAGGAATCTCGCATTGGCGAATTGCTCGACAAGTACGCGAAGTTCATGCAAGTTCCGGTTCAATTTGGAACACGTGAGGAAACGGTAAAAGAAGGTGAAGGCGATGACGCTGTAGAAACCAAGGTTACCGTTCCACACATTGTAAACAATACGGAGCCCGCTTGGACCAAATCACCAGCCGATTTAAAAGACGAAGACTACGCACAGTTCTACCGCGAACTCTATCCGATGTCTTTTGAGCAGCCGCTCTTCCACATCCACTTGAATGTGGACTATCCATTCGACCTTACTGGGGTGCTCTTCTTCCCTAGTATCAAGCCGAACATGGAAATTCAAAAGAACAAGATCCAATTGTACCAAAGTCAGGTTTTCGTAACCGACCATGTGGAGGGAATTGTTCCAGATTTCTTGACTTTGTTACATGGGGTTATTGACAGCAAAGACATTCCATTGAATGTGAGCCGCTCTTACCTCCAGAATGATCATAACGTTCGCAAGATCAGTTCACACATCACCAAAAAAGTAGCAGATAAACTCGAGGAGCTCTTTAAAGCCGACCGAGAAGATTTTGCTCAGAAGTGGAACGACATCAAGGTGATTATCGAATACGGTATGCTCAGCGAAGAAAAATTCTTCGACCGTGCTAAGAAATTCGCTTTGATGGTGAACACCAAAGAAGAGAAATTCACCATTGATGAGTACATCGAAAAAGTGGGTGAAAACCAAGTGAACAAGAATGGAGAAACTGTCATTCTTTACACAGCTAACCCAGAAGCTCAACACGGCTTCATCGCCAAAGCGCAAGCGAAAGGGTATGATGTAGTGGTATTGGATAGCCCGCTCACTTCGCACTACATTCAAAAACTTGAATCTTCATACGAAAAATTGAAGTTTGCTCGTGTGGATGCGGATACCATCGACAAGTTGATCGAAAAGGAAGAGAACAATGTTTCTGTTCTTAGCGAGAAGCAGTTGGAAGATTTGAAATCAGCCATGGAAGAGAACGTGAACAAAGCGAAGTTCAATGTTCGTCTAGAAAACATGGACAGTTCCGAGCTTCCGCTTACGATCACCGTTCCTGAATTCATGCGAAGAATGAAGGAAATGCAAGCCACAGGTGGAGGCGGAATGTTTATGGGCGATTTGCCGGAAACCTACGAGTTGATTGTCAACACCAATCACCCGCTTGCCAGCCGCATTCTAGATACGGAAGGAGACGAAAGAGGTACTTTGATTCGCAATGCTACAGACCTTGCGATGCTTCAACAAAACCTTCTTCATGGTGAAGCACTAACTAACTTCATCCAAAGAAGCGTAGACAATCTCTAA
- a CDS encoding MarR family winged helix-turn-helix transcriptional regulator, translating into MVDKKFKLLEKLLPHIEKYVESGGEADPIRFANWVKGDELDVDIPKSEESSVFDPASFMKKTQPKAAFSFYLTRLNKYAKYYLKEAFAGTPIKSADDFAYVASLAYAKELSKSDLIRMNVGETSGGMDIIKRLEKDGMIESFQAESDKRSKHVRLTPGGQGIFFSVLPNLARVGEIVRAHLGDEDVAKLVEVLSALDSFHKNIYDCEKEYNLDVIEREYLK; encoded by the coding sequence ATGGTCGATAAAAAGTTCAAGCTTCTTGAAAAATTACTTCCTCACATCGAAAAGTATGTGGAGAGTGGAGGTGAGGCCGATCCGATTCGCTTTGCGAACTGGGTAAAAGGCGATGAGCTCGACGTGGACATTCCCAAAAGTGAGGAGTCCTCCGTATTTGATCCAGCGAGTTTTATGAAGAAGACACAACCCAAAGCCGCATTCAGTTTCTATCTGACTCGACTAAACAAATACGCCAAGTATTATTTGAAGGAGGCTTTTGCCGGAACACCGATCAAATCAGCTGATGACTTTGCCTATGTAGCCTCATTGGCCTATGCGAAGGAATTGTCGAAGTCGGATTTAATTCGAATGAACGTGGGTGAGACAAGTGGGGGGATGGATATCATCAAGCGTCTTGAAAAGGACGGTATGATTGAGAGTTTCCAGGCGGAGAGCGATAAGCGATCCAAACACGTTCGACTCACTCCTGGTGGTCAGGGAATCTTCTTTTCCGTTCTTCCCAACTTAGCTAGAGTGGGAGAGATCGTTCGCGCTCATTTGGGAGATGAAGATGTGGCCAAGCTCGTTGAAGTCTTAAGTGCTTTGGATTCCTTCCACAAGAACATCTATGATTGTGAAAAGGAATACAACCTCGATGTGATAGAACGGGAATACTTGAAATAA
- a CDS encoding TonB-dependent receptor, whose protein sequence is MKQATTLIAFLITTLSFAQGVITGRVYDAGNNDPLPSAAIKVEGSDVATITDFDGLYTLNGLQPGLYNITVSILGYRTQTEYEVQVTNAKPAEINFAMSPSNEELEEVTVSAQNVFAKDAEAPVSLQKLGINEIQRNPGGNQDISRVIQSLPGVASSVAFRNDLIIRGGGPNENRFYLDGIEIPAINHFATQGSSGGPVGMINVNFIRDVDFYTSAFPSDRGNALSSVMEINLKDGRRDRVGGIFQVGASEVGLTLEGPISEKTTFLVSARQSYLQFLFSVLELPFLPTYNDFQFKIKSQLADNQQLTILGLGAIDRFKLNLDANETEEQRYLLNSLPVNEQWNYSIGAKYTYFQENGFTNVVLSRFMLNNTAYKYEDNDEAKRQLLDYQSQEIENKLRIEQIYKKATWQGTFGVGFEEAKYNTSTLDRQIPNFELQYDSDIRLYKYSIFANYAKRLLNERLSLSFGLRTDANTFSSSMNNPLDQLSPRIAVSYAINDEWSIDANWGIYYQLPPYTTIGYRDTTGNLVNTDIKYIRATHYVLGVSRTFTFNAKLSVEGFYKQYSQYPFLYPDSISLANLGGDFGVVGNRPATSTNDGRAYGMEITWQQKLYKGWFGIAAFTFVRSEFEDRNEILVPASWDNRFLASITAGKKFANNWELGIQYQFLGGTPYTPYDIATSANRQNWDNLGRAVPDYSRLNTLRLSSFNRLNIRVDKKWYLQRFNLDVYIDIQNALGSSIDGQPYLTPEVDANGDPVIDPNDNSKYLLKALPNAQGTVVPSIGLIFEF, encoded by the coding sequence ATGAAACAAGCAACAACACTTATTGCCTTTTTAATCACCACGTTATCCTTCGCTCAAGGTGTTATTACCGGTAGGGTTTACGATGCGGGAAACAACGATCCCTTGCCTTCGGCCGCCATTAAAGTGGAAGGCAGTGACGTGGCTACCATTACGGATTTTGACGGGCTGTACACACTGAATGGACTACAACCTGGATTGTACAACATCACAGTGAGCATTTTGGGATACCGAACGCAAACCGAGTACGAAGTTCAAGTAACCAATGCGAAACCCGCAGAAATCAACTTCGCGATGTCGCCTTCTAACGAAGAGCTTGAAGAAGTGACCGTCAGTGCGCAAAACGTCTTCGCAAAGGATGCAGAAGCCCCGGTTTCTCTACAAAAACTAGGAATTAATGAAATTCAACGAAATCCGGGTGGCAATCAGGATATTTCGAGAGTCATTCAAAGTTTACCAGGTGTAGCTTCTAGCGTAGCCTTCCGAAACGACCTCATTATCCGAGGGGGTGGTCCAAATGAAAACCGCTTCTATTTGGATGGAATTGAAATTCCGGCCATCAATCACTTCGCCACACAAGGATCCAGTGGAGGTCCAGTGGGCATGATCAATGTGAACTTCATTCGAGATGTGGATTTTTACACCAGTGCCTTTCCTTCAGACAGAGGAAATGCCTTGAGTTCCGTGATGGAAATCAACCTAAAAGACGGACGACGTGACCGTGTGGGTGGTATTTTCCAAGTAGGAGCAAGTGAAGTAGGTCTAACGCTAGAAGGACCGATTTCAGAAAAAACCACCTTCTTGGTGAGTGCGCGTCAATCGTACTTACAGTTCCTGTTTAGTGTATTGGAATTGCCATTCTTGCCTACGTACAATGACTTCCAGTTCAAAATCAAGTCACAGTTGGCCGACAATCAACAGTTGACCATCTTGGGTCTAGGTGCCATCGACCGATTCAAACTAAACTTGGATGCGAATGAAACAGAGGAGCAGCGATACTTACTCAACTCACTTCCAGTAAACGAACAGTGGAATTACTCCATCGGCGCCAAGTATACTTACTTTCAAGAAAATGGTTTTACCAATGTGGTTTTGAGTCGATTTATGCTCAACAACACAGCATACAAGTACGAAGACAACGATGAAGCAAAGCGACAACTGCTCGATTATCAGAGTCAGGAGATTGAAAACAAACTCCGCATTGAGCAGATTTACAAGAAGGCAACCTGGCAAGGAACTTTTGGTGTCGGCTTTGAAGAGGCGAAGTACAACACTTCTACCCTAGACCGACAAATTCCAAACTTCGAACTTCAGTACGATTCGGACATCCGACTATACAAGTATTCCATCTTTGCCAACTACGCAAAGCGTCTTCTCAACGAACGCTTATCGCTTAGCTTCGGATTGAGAACAGATGCGAATACCTTCTCTTCGAGCATGAACAACCCACTCGATCAACTTTCTCCTCGAATTGCGGTGAGTTATGCGATCAACGACGAATGGTCCATTGATGCCAACTGGGGTATTTACTATCAACTACCTCCCTACACGACCATCGGCTACCGAGACACCACAGGCAACTTGGTCAATACGGATATCAAGTACATTCGCGCAACACACTATGTCCTCGGCGTGAGCAGAACCTTCACTTTCAACGCAAAATTGAGCGTAGAAGGTTTCTACAAACAATACAGTCAATATCCTTTCTTGTATCCTGATTCCATTTCCTTGGCCAACCTTGGTGGAGATTTCGGTGTAGTAGGCAACCGTCCAGCTACCAGTACAAACGACGGTAGAGCCTATGGTATGGAAATCACATGGCAACAAAAACTCTACAAAGGATGGTTTGGTATTGCTGCCTTCACCTTTGTTCGCTCTGAATTTGAAGATCGAAATGAGATTTTGGTACCTGCGAGCTGGGACAATAGGTTCTTAGCTTCCATCACTGCTGGGAAGAAATTCGCAAACAACTGGGAATTGGGTATTCAATATCAATTCTTAGGAGGAACCCCATATACACCTTACGACATCGCAACATCTGCCAATCGTCAGAACTGGGACAACTTAGGTAGAGCCGTTCCAGATTATAGTCGATTGAACACTCTACGTCTCAGCAGCTTTAATCGCTTGAACATTCGCGTGGACAAGAAGTGGTATTTACAACGATTCAACTTGGACGTTTACATCGATATTCAAAATGCTCTAGGCAGTTCTATAGATGGTCAGCCGTACCTAACTCCTGAGGTAGATGCCAATGGAGATCCAGTGATCGATCCAAATGACAACAGTAAATATTTACTCAAAGCACTTCCAAATGCACAAGGAACGGTGGTTCCAAGCATTGGACTCATATTCGAGTTCTAA
- the ftcD gene encoding glutamate formimidoyltransferase has translation MKTPLIECVPNISEGRNPMVIEQIASAIRSVEDVHLLHTDPGEGANRTVFTFVGPPLAVIEAAFRMYEICARTIDMQTQSGTHPRQAAVDVCPLVPLSNISLEETSEYAHQLGYRIGEELGIPGWFYEASATRESRKNLATLRAGEYEALSKKVIDPDWAPDFGTFSTSMWKRSGVTVIGARYFLVAYNIDLDTDDTDVAQRIAETIRERGKTIFHNDGSRERVPGLLTGVKAIGWLIPEYGNAQVSCNIVNTRKTSPGRVFAAVKKEAKDLGIKVLGSELIGLIPQEVLVQSARDLGVPEPGDKPSMMNAVHVLGLNHRRPFEIEERVIEQVMQRKR, from the coding sequence ATGAAAACTCCACTTATTGAATGTGTGCCTAACATAAGCGAAGGCAGAAACCCGATGGTAATTGAACAGATCGCATCGGCAATTCGATCGGTGGAGGACGTGCATCTTCTTCACACCGATCCAGGAGAGGGAGCGAATCGCACGGTGTTTACCTTTGTGGGACCTCCTCTAGCCGTCATTGAAGCGGCTTTCAGGATGTATGAAATCTGTGCGCGAACCATCGACATGCAGACCCAAAGCGGTACGCATCCTCGACAAGCTGCTGTGGATGTTTGTCCCCTTGTTCCATTGAGCAATATTTCTCTTGAAGAAACCTCTGAATATGCCCATCAGTTGGGCTATCGTATAGGTGAAGAATTGGGGATTCCAGGCTGGTTCTACGAAGCTAGCGCCACACGCGAGAGTAGAAAGAACCTAGCCACCCTAAGAGCAGGTGAATACGAAGCCCTGAGCAAAAAAGTGATTGATCCCGATTGGGCTCCTGATTTCGGCACCTTCTCAACCTCGATGTGGAAACGAAGCGGTGTAACCGTTATTGGAGCGCGCTATTTCCTCGTGGCTTATAACATCGATTTGGACACCGACGACACCGATGTTGCACAACGCATCGCTGAAACCATTCGTGAAAGGGGCAAAACGATCTTCCACAACGATGGGAGTCGTGAACGCGTTCCTGGATTGCTCACGGGGGTAAAAGCAATTGGTTGGCTCATTCCTGAATACGGAAACGCACAAGTGAGCTGTAACATCGTGAATACCCGTAAAACGAGTCCAGGCCGAGTATTTGCAGCCGTTAAAAAAGAGGCCAAAGATCTCGGAATCAAAGTTCTGGGCTCTGAACTCATCGGATTGATTCCGCAGGAAGTTCTGGTTCAAAGCGCTCGTGATCTAGGAGTGCCCGAACCCGGCGATAAGCCTTCCATGATGAATGCCGTTCACGTTCTTGGCTTAAATCACCGTAGACCTTTTGAAATTGAAGAAAGGGTCATTGAGCAAGTCATGCAACGTAAGAGATAA